The following is a genomic window from Chryseobacterium ginsenosidimutans.
TAAGCTGTCCGATATTGTTGTCTTTTAAAACTTTCATCGCTTCTTTTGCCAAAGCTGTTCTTTCAATAGTCTTTGGGTTTGCAGACATAATATCTTTAGCCAAAACCTTAGATATATCGTCCCCTTTCATTAGCATTCTTCTCAAATCTCCGTCGGTAATGACACCGATAATTTCATTTTCCTTTGTTACAACAGTGATTCCATGTCTCGAGCTGCTGATTGAAATAATAACATCTTTAACAGTTTCATGTTCTGTAACTTGGGGTTTTTGAGAAGAAAGAAAATCGTCAACTTTTGAAATTAAATTTTTTCCTAAACTTCCACCGGGATGAAATTTTGCAAAATCATTTGCCTTAAAATCATTCATTTCCATTAAAGATACCGCCAAAGCATCTCCAAGAGCCATTTGCAAAGTTGTTGAACTTGTAGGAGCGAGCTTGTTTGGGCAGGCTTCCATATCAACGTGAGTATCTAAAATAACGTCAGAATATTCAGCAAGTTTACTTGATTTATTTCCTGTCATGCCTATTAATGCAGAAGAATAATCTTTTAAATAAGGAACAAGATTTACAATTTCAGGTGAATTTCCGGAATTTGAAATACATAAAACCACATCCTGCTTCTGAATGACACCCAAATCTCCATGAATAGCTTCTGAAGCATGAAGAAACTGTGAAGGGGTTCCTGTAGAATTTAACGTAGCCACAATTTTATTTCCAACATGGGCAGATTTTCCGATTCCTACAACAATAAGTTTGCCTTTTGCAGCTTGAATGATCTCCACAGCTTTTACAAAATCATCATCGATCCTGTCTTTAAGCTTTTCAAGTTCCGAAATTTCTATTTCTAAGGTTGTTCTCGCAATTGTAATAATATTGGCTTTTTCCATTTTACTTTTATAAGTGTGCAAAAAATTGCTAAAAAAACGTTATATTTAAAAAAGAATATTTTATATAAATTTTATTATAAATTCGTTCGCTTTTATTTTAAGCAAAAAATTCATAACTTTGGATTAGATGCAAATTTAGCAATAGAAAATTAGATGAGCGCAAAAAAAGCCAATTTATCAGGCGAATTGAAAAAATACTTCGGGTTTTCTACTTTTAAGGGACAACAAGAAAAAATCATAGAAAACCTGTTGGAAGGGAAGGATATTTTTGTATTAATGCCGACAGGAGGCGGTAAATCCTTATGTTATCAGCTTCCGGCACTTATTTCCGAAGGCACGGCAATCGTAGTTTCTCCTTTAATCGCATTAATGAAAAATCAGGTGGATGCCGTGAACGGCCTTTCTTCTGAAGACGGAGTAGCACATGTTTTAAATTCATCATTAAATAAAACGCAGACCAAGCAGGTTTTCGACGATATTAAAAGTGGTAAAACAAAACTGTTGTATGTAGCCCCGGAATCCTTGATTAAGGAAGATTATTTAGAGTTTCTGAAAGATGTTAAAATATCTTTCGTTGCTATTGACGAGGCACACTGTATTTCAGAATGGGGACATGATTTCAGACCCGAATACAGAAATTTGAAATCGATTATCGACAAAATTGCAGATGTTCCTGTGATTGCTTTAACAGCAACGGCAACTCCCAAAGTTCAGGATGATATCCAAAAAACTTTAGGAATGAGTAATGCGTTGGTTTTCAAAGAAAGTTTCAACAGACCGAATCTTTACTATGAAGTACAGCCAAAAGTAAATGTAGATAAAGAAATCGTAAGATTTATCAGCCAAAATAAAGGAAAGTCAGGAATTGTCTACTGCTTGAGCCGAAGAAAAGTTGAGGAATTTGCTCAGCTTTTGCAGGTAAACGGAATCAATGCTTTACCTTATCATGCTGGTCTTGACCAAAAAATAAGAGTAGCCAATCAGGATAAATTTCTGATGGAAGAAGCTGATGTAATTGTAGCAACCATCGCTTTCGGGATGGGAATCGATAAACCTGATGTGCGATTCGTGATTCATTACGATTTTCCAAAATCATTGGAAAGTTATTATCAGGAAACGGGTCGTGCAGGCCGGGATGGAGGAGAGGGCCACTGTTTGGCATTCTACGATCCGAAAGACATTGAAAAACTGGAAAAATTCCTGGCTCAAAAGCCTGTTTCCGAAAGAGAAATCGGATTACAGCTTTTGAATGAAGTGGTTGGCTATGCCGAAACTTCCATGAGCAGAAGACAATATATTTTATATTATTTTGGTGAGAATTTTGATCCGATCAAAGGAGACGGAGCAAAAATGTGCGATAATTCCTCAAATCCTCCAAAACTGAAAGATGCAACCGGTGATTTGGAGAAAGTTCTTGCATTAATAAATGATACAGGTGAAAAATTTAAATCTAAGGATTTGATTTCTGTAATTGTAGGAAAAGAAAATGCAGTAACAAAGTCTTATAAACTTGAGCAAAATTCTTACTTCGGCTTTGGAAAAGAGAAAACAGAAAATCACTGGAAGACAATTTTAAGACAGGCTACCGTTCAGAATTTTTTACAAAAAGATATTGAGACTTATGGCGTTTTAAAAATGTCTGAAAAAGGAAAACAGTCTTTAAATAACAAATTGGAACAACCTTTTTTAATAGCTGAAGATAGGGAGTTTGATCTTTCTCAGACCAAAGCAGAAAGTGATCAGATTCAGTTGCAGTCTGCAGGCGGATTGGATCAGACCTTATTCAATTTATTAAAAGAGTTAAGAAAAAAAGTTGCTAAAAAGCACGGAATTCCTCCTTATACTGTTTTTATGGATCCGAGTTTGGAAGATATGACGGTTCAGTATCCGATTACGGTAGAAGAAATAGCAAAAATCTACGGCGTTGGTGAAGGAAAAGCTAAAAAATATGGTAAAGAATTTGCAGATTTTATCAGTAAATATGTAGAAGACAATAATATTGAACGTACTCAGGATATGGTGCTGAAGCAGGTTGCAAACAAATCCAGCCACAAAGTTTTCATCATTCAGAGTACGGATAAAAAAATAGACCTTGAAGATATTGCAAGAGCCAAAAACATTTCAATGGATGAGTTGTTGAAAGAAATGGAACGTATTGTTTATCAGGGAACCAAATTAAATATTGATTACTATATCGAAGATAACTTTGATGAAGATATTGTGGACGGATTTATGGAATTCATGAACGAATCCGATAGCGACAGTATGAAAATCCTGCTTGATGAATTTGGTGACGAGCTTTCTGATGAAGAAGTGAGAATGTTGAGAATAAAATTCATCAGCGATGTTGCAAACTAAGATGATTTTTTAACGATAACGAAATAATTTTGAAGAAATTCTTCCACGGAAGAGTTTCTTTTTTATTTGACTGAAAAGATAAGAATTGTATTGTCAATTTAAGTGTCGGGAATATTAATGATGTTGTTTGCATTTTGAAGAGTTGAGATTGAAGGTTAAATAAAACTTTTTACTAACTTTACAGTGATGAAAAAGATTTCTGTCATATTTATTCTGCCGGATTTGGAAACCGGAGGCGCAGAAAGAATTGTTACCACTATTGTGAATCATCTCTCCCGAGATCGGTTTGAGCCTAAGATTTTGCTTTTACGCAAACAGGGCGGTTATCTTAATTTTCTTAAAAAAGATGTCGAAATTATTGATGTCAATACAGAAAGAATAAGACATTCTTTAAAACCTATTTTAGCTGAAATTTATAGAAGAAAACCGGATATTGTATTTTCAGGATATGGTGAAGTGAATGCTTATTTGTCGCTGTTTATAAAGCTTTTTCCTAAGACTAAATTCATTGCCAGAGAAACAAATGTGGTAAGTGAGCATGTTACCAGAAAGGAAATAAAATTTTTCTATAATTTTTATAATAACTATCACAGAATCATTGCCCAGAGTGATGATATGATGAAGGATCTTACTAAGAATTTCAGAATAAAATCAGGAAAAATTATAAAAATAAATAACCCTGTTGATTTTGATTTTATAGAAGAGAAATTATTGACTTCAACCAAACCAGAATGTTTCAAATACAATTACAAAAATGTTGTTGCAATCGGAAACTTATCGGGGAGAAAAGGTTTTGATAATCTATTGAAAGTTTTTTCGCGGCTTAAAAATGAAAATATTTTACTTCATATATTAGGTGACGGAAAAGACAAAGAAATGCTGCACCATATGAAAGAATTTCTTGGTCTGAAAAATGTTATTTTTCATGGCAGACATGATAATCCGTATCAGTTTTTGAAGTTTGCAGATTTATTTATCCTTTCATCAAGATATGAAGGTTTTCCGAACGTGTTGCTGGAAGCTGGGGCTTGCGGAACGTATGCTTTGGCGAACAATTGTCCGGGAGGAATCAACGAAATTATTCAGAACAATATTAATGGAGAAGTTTCTGATATTAATAATCATGAAGATTTTTCACAAAAAATAATGAGTATTCTCCATGAAAGTTATGATAAAGATGCTATTAAAAATTCTATTAAATCCAGGTTTTCAAAAAATATTATTTTGGACAGATATGAGAAAGTTTTGATGGATGTAATGAATAAATAATCAATGTATAAGGCAATTAAAATGAATTTGCTTTGTGTAATTACCACTTATTTTGTCTTTGTAAATATGTTCAGATTTTTATATTTCCTTACATTTGACATTCTTAATCTTATCTAAACTCAATATTCATACATGAAGAAACTCCCTAAATTAGGATGTACTTGTGAAAAACCTCCTTTCAATTATGCTGATTTCAGAAATTCCCAATTAGGTATAGATCATACTAACGGAAGATATGCAGAAGTAAGTATTCTGCAATGTAAGCTCTGTCAAAGAATATGGATTAATTATCTTGTTGAATTTGAACACTATTCTAATTCCGGGAGATGGTACAAAGGGATTGTTGC
Proteins encoded in this region:
- a CDS encoding KpsF/GutQ family sugar-phosphate isomerase; the protein is MEKANIITIARTTLEIEISELEKLKDRIDDDFVKAVEIIQAAKGKLIVVGIGKSAHVGNKIVATLNSTGTPSQFLHASEAIHGDLGVIQKQDVVLCISNSGNSPEIVNLVPYLKDYSSALIGMTGNKSSKLAEYSDVILDTHVDMEACPNKLAPTSSTTLQMALGDALAVSLMEMNDFKANDFAKFHPGGSLGKNLISKVDDFLSSQKPQVTEHETVKDVIISISSSRHGITVVTKENEIIGVITDGDLRRMLMKGDDISKVLAKDIMSANPKTIERTALAKEAMKVLKDNNIGQLIVTENGKYFGIIDLHKLLDEGIN
- the recQ gene encoding DNA helicase RecQ → MSAKKANLSGELKKYFGFSTFKGQQEKIIENLLEGKDIFVLMPTGGGKSLCYQLPALISEGTAIVVSPLIALMKNQVDAVNGLSSEDGVAHVLNSSLNKTQTKQVFDDIKSGKTKLLYVAPESLIKEDYLEFLKDVKISFVAIDEAHCISEWGHDFRPEYRNLKSIIDKIADVPVIALTATATPKVQDDIQKTLGMSNALVFKESFNRPNLYYEVQPKVNVDKEIVRFISQNKGKSGIVYCLSRRKVEEFAQLLQVNGINALPYHAGLDQKIRVANQDKFLMEEADVIVATIAFGMGIDKPDVRFVIHYDFPKSLESYYQETGRAGRDGGEGHCLAFYDPKDIEKLEKFLAQKPVSEREIGLQLLNEVVGYAETSMSRRQYILYYFGENFDPIKGDGAKMCDNSSNPPKLKDATGDLEKVLALINDTGEKFKSKDLISVIVGKENAVTKSYKLEQNSYFGFGKEKTENHWKTILRQATVQNFLQKDIETYGVLKMSEKGKQSLNNKLEQPFLIAEDREFDLSQTKAESDQIQLQSAGGLDQTLFNLLKELRKKVAKKHGIPPYTVFMDPSLEDMTVQYPITVEEIAKIYGVGEGKAKKYGKEFADFISKYVEDNNIERTQDMVLKQVANKSSHKVFIIQSTDKKIDLEDIARAKNISMDELLKEMERIVYQGTKLNIDYYIEDNFDEDIVDGFMEFMNESDSDSMKILLDEFGDELSDEEVRMLRIKFISDVAN
- a CDS encoding glycosyltransferase, with amino-acid sequence MKKISVIFILPDLETGGAERIVTTIVNHLSRDRFEPKILLLRKQGGYLNFLKKDVEIIDVNTERIRHSLKPILAEIYRRKPDIVFSGYGEVNAYLSLFIKLFPKTKFIARETNVVSEHVTRKEIKFFYNFYNNYHRIIAQSDDMMKDLTKNFRIKSGKIIKINNPVDFDFIEEKLLTSTKPECFKYNYKNVVAIGNLSGRKGFDNLLKVFSRLKNENILLHILGDGKDKEMLHHMKEFLGLKNVIFHGRHDNPYQFLKFADLFILSSRYEGFPNVLLEAGACGTYALANNCPGGINEIIQNNINGEVSDINNHEDFSQKIMSILHESYDKDAIKNSIKSRFSKNIILDRYEKVLMDVMNK